One window from the genome of Fulvivirga lutea encodes:
- the hemE gene encoding uroporphyrinogen decarboxylase — MALKNDLILRTINGEKTERTPVWLMRQAGRILPEYRAVRNSLSGFKELVETPELAAEVTIQPVDILGVDAAIIFSDILVIPEAMGLKYEMVEKRGPHFPETVKSLSDVKRLKVAEASDVQYTIDAISVTKKELDGRVPVIGFAGAPWTIFAYMIEGGGSKTFSKARRMLYSEPQLSHELLQMITNSTINYLQGQVEAGANLIQIFDSWAGILSPELYKEFSLRYIQQICDAVDKVPKTVFAKDAYFAREWFGKINCNTVGLDWCMDIRESRKLIGENKTLQGNFDPCVLYSSEERIKEEAEKMLVQFGPTRHIANLGHGVYPDTDPHKVKFFIDTIKGYKH; from the coding sequence ATGGCCTTAAAAAACGACTTAATTCTCCGCACAATTAATGGTGAAAAAACAGAAAGAACTCCTGTTTGGCTAATGAGGCAGGCAGGTAGAATTTTACCAGAATATCGTGCCGTCAGAAATTCGCTTAGTGGATTTAAAGAACTGGTAGAAACCCCTGAGTTGGCAGCTGAAGTAACCATTCAGCCTGTAGATATTCTAGGTGTCGATGCAGCCATTATTTTCAGTGATATTTTAGTTATACCTGAAGCTATGGGTCTCAAGTATGAAATGGTCGAAAAACGAGGCCCCCATTTCCCTGAAACAGTTAAGTCTCTCAGCGATGTAAAGAGACTGAAAGTAGCTGAAGCCAGTGACGTTCAATATACCATAGATGCCATCAGCGTAACCAAAAAGGAGTTGGATGGTCGAGTACCCGTCATCGGATTTGCTGGTGCTCCCTGGACCATTTTTGCCTATATGATTGAAGGTGGTGGAAGTAAAACATTTTCAAAGGCGAGAAGAATGCTTTACTCCGAGCCACAACTTTCGCATGAGTTGTTGCAAATGATCACAAATAGTACCATCAACTATTTACAAGGGCAAGTGGAAGCAGGTGCCAATTTGATTCAGATATTTGATAGTTGGGCAGGAATATTGAGTCCGGAATTATACAAAGAGTTTTCACTCAGATATATACAGCAGATTTGTGATGCCGTTGATAAAGTTCCAAAGACAGTATTTGCCAAAGATGCTTACTTCGCCCGTGAATGGTTTGGTAAAATTAATTGCAATACTGTAGGATTAGATTGGTGTATGGATATACGTGAATCAAGAAAATTGATTGGTGAAAACAAGACACTTCAAGGGAATTTTGATCCATGCGTACTTTACAGTTCAGAAGAACGAATTAAAGAAGAGGCGGAAAAAATGCTGGTTCAATTTGGTCCTACCAGGCATATTGCTAATCTTGGCCATGGCGTTTACCCAGATACTGATCCACACAAAGTGAAATTTTTCATTGACACGATTAAAGGGTATAAACACTAG
- a CDS encoding SdiA-regulated domain-containing protein: MQLAIKYLIVTFFTILFLQCDSFLQREIHPKYKDYDTLKVPYTLYAPKSKVKLHWDLEEVSGLSYYMGGQLLAVEDETGNVYVLDAETGDVNQKVKFNKGGDYEGVEYDGVNVWVMESDGTFYSFQIENSEADNVREYKSAFSSKNDLEGLGYIRGNLLVAAKGEGTIAGVENSGKGVYTIKNNDPVPFLFIERDTLENYIKGRDHFYEIRDFDPSGIAIHPLNNDIYILSADHILVVYTSDLKLKEVVKLDGVLMEQPEGICFSPEGVLYISSEGNDSRGELFIFHYLSTSSKE; encoded by the coding sequence ATGCAGCTTGCTATAAAGTATTTGATCGTCACTTTTTTCACCATCCTTTTTCTACAATGTGATTCATTTCTACAAAGAGAAATTCATCCTAAATACAAAGACTACGATACGTTAAAAGTACCCTACACTTTATATGCTCCAAAATCAAAAGTGAAACTCCATTGGGACTTGGAAGAAGTTTCTGGTCTTTCTTATTACATGGGAGGTCAATTACTGGCCGTAGAGGATGAAACTGGAAATGTATATGTGTTGGATGCTGAAACGGGAGATGTAAATCAAAAAGTTAAGTTTAATAAGGGTGGTGATTATGAAGGGGTGGAATATGATGGTGTTAATGTTTGGGTGATGGAAAGTGATGGAACGTTCTATTCTTTTCAGATTGAAAACAGTGAGGCTGACAATGTTCGAGAGTATAAGAGTGCATTTAGCTCTAAAAACGATCTTGAAGGGCTGGGGTATATTCGTGGAAATCTTCTAGTTGCAGCCAAAGGTGAAGGAACCATTGCAGGAGTAGAAAATAGTGGTAAGGGTGTTTATACTATAAAGAATAATGACCCAGTACCATTTTTATTTATTGAAAGAGATACGTTGGAGAATTACATTAAGGGCCGAGATCATTTTTATGAGATTAGGGATTTTGATCCTTCCGGGATAGCAATTCATCCACTTAATAATGATATTTATATATTGTCGGCTGATCATATATTAGTGGTTTACACCTCGGATTTAAAACTAAAAGAAGTGGTAAAATTAGACGGGGTTTTAATGGAGCAGCCTGAAGGAATATGTTTTTCACCCGAAGGTGTATTATATATTTCCAGCGAAGGGAACGATAGCAGGGGAGAGTTGTTTATTTTTCATTACTTAAGTACATCTTCAAAGGAATAA
- a CDS encoding translation initiation factor IF-2 N-terminal domain-containing protein, whose amino-acid sequence MTIFVVYLATVRMRLSQIARKLGVTQTDINELLAKKGFETPEGGNSKLTEEQVTALYKHFDVTVFTEPEELKKLEPEVAEEEQSDEPDEEVKAEATEESDSTVDEELRDEPKEEPVIEKKEIKEITIDDITEDNIPSFDVVRAKKVKLEGIKVVGKIDLPEPKPKQEKQEKKEEEDNSDNRRSPRRNKKFDKRNNRRKREPLSFEQKQKLEEKKRRKEKEEREKKLKEKKKAYFEQNIKPKQKEVEKAAKKRKKKKELEAASKPQRTKLTTKNPFKRFWQWLNDPYA is encoded by the coding sequence ATGACCATTTTTGTGGTTTATTTAGCTACAGTCAGAATGAGGTTATCGCAAATAGCAAGAAAATTAGGGGTTACACAGACGGATATAAATGAACTTTTGGCAAAAAAGGGATTTGAAACACCTGAAGGGGGAAACTCCAAACTCACCGAGGAGCAAGTAACGGCTCTTTACAAGCATTTTGATGTAACTGTATTTACAGAACCAGAAGAGCTAAAAAAGTTAGAGCCTGAAGTAGCAGAAGAGGAGCAAAGTGATGAGCCTGACGAAGAGGTAAAAGCTGAAGCTACCGAGGAAAGTGACAGTACTGTTGATGAGGAACTACGAGATGAGCCAAAAGAAGAGCCAGTAATTGAAAAAAAGGAAATTAAAGAAATTACCATAGACGATATTACGGAAGATAATATTCCTTCTTTTGATGTTGTGAGGGCTAAAAAGGTGAAGCTAGAAGGTATTAAAGTTGTAGGTAAAATTGACCTGCCTGAACCTAAACCCAAGCAAGAAAAGCAGGAGAAAAAGGAAGAAGAAGACAACTCTGATAATAGACGAAGCCCTAGAAGAAATAAGAAATTCGATAAGCGGAACAATCGTAGAAAGAGAGAACCTCTTTCTTTTGAACAAAAACAAAAGCTTGAGGAGAAAAAGAGACGCAAAGAAAAAGAAGAGCGCGAAAAGAAGTTAAAAGAAAAGAAAAAAGCCTACTTCGAGCAAAATATAAAGCCAAAACAAAAAGAAGTGGAAAAGGCTGCTAAAAAGAGAAAAAAGAAAAAAGAGTTAGAAGCAGCCTCAAAACCTCAGAGAACAAAGCTTACTACAAAGAACCCCTTTAAGAGATTTTGGCAATGGTTGAATGATCCGTATGCTTGA
- a CDS encoding malate dehydrogenase — MIISVIGIGEVGSTVVSLLLQKYQNTVLNLIDIAQIDGRYLDLFHAGSFNNNTVIVNNEKALNNSDYIIYAAGYSNTIEQSRNSVAKENKKLIGEIFSQITPKAETVIIAVTNPVELVAQWISEHYDHKLMVLGSGTCLDTYRLNYLLSKHAKVPINEVESLVLGEHGDNMVPVYSVSSINGQPVSNYFSAKELEDISNELKLSARKIRETETATKYGIAQCVMHILEWIDRKDFILPVSMPINREYKELLDLKEDIFFSQPCTWLGEELITQPLEFNEKEIGELKSAYRSIFNHH; from the coding sequence ATGATTATAAGCGTTATTGGCATAGGCGAAGTAGGTAGCACCGTAGTTAGTTTGCTTTTACAGAAATACCAAAATACGGTTCTCAACCTGATCGATATTGCTCAAATTGATGGTCGATATCTTGATTTGTTTCATGCCGGTAGTTTTAATAACAATACCGTTATCGTTAATAATGAAAAGGCCTTAAATAATTCTGATTACATCATTTATGCGGCTGGATATAGTAATACGATTGAACAAAGCAGAAATAGTGTAGCAAAAGAGAATAAAAAATTAATTGGGGAAATATTCTCCCAAATAACTCCTAAGGCTGAAACTGTAATTATCGCTGTAACTAACCCTGTAGAGTTAGTAGCTCAATGGATTAGTGAGCATTATGATCATAAATTAATGGTATTGGGCAGCGGCACATGTTTAGATACTTATCGTTTGAACTACCTCCTTTCGAAGCATGCTAAGGTTCCTATCAATGAGGTAGAATCATTAGTACTTGGTGAGCATGGCGACAATATGGTTCCTGTTTACTCAGTTTCATCCATTAATGGCCAGCCAGTTAGTAATTATTTTTCAGCAAAGGAATTAGAGGATATTTCGAATGAACTTAAACTGTCAGCTAGAAAAATTCGTGAGACGGAAACAGCAACTAAATATGGCATTGCCCAGTGTGTAATGCACATTCTGGAATGGATAGATCGAAAGGACTTTATTTTACCCGTTTCGATGCCAATTAATCGAGAATACAAGGAGCTACTGGATTTGAAAGAAGACATATTTTTCTCCCAACCCTGTACATGGCTGGGCGAAGAACTAATAACTCAGCCTTTAGAATTTAACGAAAAAGAAATAGGCGAACTAAAGTCCGCCTATCGCTCAATTTTCAATCATCACTAA
- a CDS encoding BamA/TamA family outer membrane protein translates to MKAFSVIFCVFLGVFTFIQSTAQKQVSYTLYLVGDAGKVTDGQTSNFQVISEQINGQNEGLVFLGDNIYQQGMPTAQSESRIAAEEAINAQIELAKKFNGNAYFIPGNHDWAQGRKIGWDQVQRQEDYVEDRLDSANVFIPNDGCPGPVEVNLSDELLLVIIDTQWFLHGWDKPTNEIGGCDFNTPLDVLLALDQILALNTHRKVVVATHHPMYTYGEHGGVFPFKHFLMPPVVGAFYPFYRAVFGSVQDIPNPKYKGMRNALVETLEQYPNVIHVAGHEHSLQYSFNNSIHYIVSGSGSKTTYVKKKGFAEYAESVNGFAKLLFYSDGEVKVEYWRHDGSKAFSKSLMNKPYAPKLTGEEFAKKYDLEDSVYVTHASDQYEAGKGHKRLFGANYRDVWQQDLEVPVFDIGTEHGGLKIVQRGGGQQTKSLRLEAKDGKQYVLRSIEKFAAGAIPPFLRNTFAQDLVQDQISASHPYGAFVVPYLAEAAGIYHTNPQLVFIPDDPRFGKYQATFANTLALYEERPSKDWSDADFFGNSPDIESTSKVLENLQEDNDHYVDQKFVVKSRLFDMIIGDWDRHDDQWRWSEIDEGKGNRYRPIPRDRDQVFFVNEGFFPGIWKRKWALPKFEGFDEDIDWPSGLSFNARYFDRSFLTGLEREDWIEAAEQLKRDLTDEKIESAIKKWPKPIYDLHGERVIRRLKARRDNITESAISHYLFLAKEVDVVGSDKHENFVATRLPNGDVHVQVRKMKKDGDKKHTIFERTFKYDETKEIRLYALGGDDEIEIEGESPKGIKIRVIGGDGDDELDDDSKVGGFGKKNIFYDTKEGNKLKLNSESKNRLSNNEDVNNYNRKAFQYNVLMPLLTGNFNPDDGVYLGGGFVYTNHGFRKEPFKSKHKVLGSYAINTQAYNFNYLGQFTDVIRKWDLETNVSFLVPNFVNNFFGYGNESKFDQDIDETVDVNRAIDYYRLRFEEISYEVGFFRPIGSLARIGITHDFVSWELDQGANENRFVTDVFLPNTNLENEQTVNYMGGGLRLDVDTRKNIKNPVSGLLWTNKINTLYGIDDATDDFHQYNTELSVYHSFKIPAKLTFAARVGWGINFGDYPFFRGQTLGGREQIRGYRKTRFYGDEAFFSNVEARLKLFSVKGYILPATVGILGFHDVGRVWVDGENSDKWHRGIGGGIWIEPFNLTVLSFEVGASEEETLAYVRMGFLF, encoded by the coding sequence ATGAAAGCATTTTCAGTAATTTTTTGTGTTTTTCTTGGTGTTTTTACATTCATTCAATCTACCGCACAGAAACAGGTTTCTTATACTTTGTACCTTGTGGGTGATGCGGGTAAAGTTACTGATGGCCAGACAAGCAACTTTCAGGTTATTTCCGAACAGATAAATGGCCAAAACGAGGGCCTTGTTTTTCTTGGTGATAACATTTATCAGCAAGGCATGCCAACTGCTCAAAGTGAGTCAAGGATAGCAGCTGAAGAGGCCATTAATGCTCAGATTGAACTGGCAAAAAAATTCAATGGAAATGCCTATTTTATTCCGGGTAATCACGATTGGGCTCAAGGCCGAAAAATCGGTTGGGATCAGGTGCAGCGTCAAGAAGATTATGTAGAAGACCGATTGGACAGTGCCAATGTGTTTATTCCAAATGATGGCTGTCCCGGGCCTGTGGAGGTGAATCTTTCTGATGAATTATTATTGGTAATTATCGATACGCAATGGTTTCTTCATGGGTGGGATAAACCAACGAATGAAATAGGTGGCTGCGATTTCAATACTCCGCTTGATGTGCTATTGGCACTCGATCAGATATTAGCATTAAATACACACCGAAAAGTAGTCGTGGCAACGCATCATCCAATGTATACCTATGGCGAGCATGGTGGAGTTTTTCCATTCAAACATTTTTTAATGCCACCTGTAGTTGGCGCTTTTTATCCATTTTATCGGGCAGTTTTTGGTAGCGTGCAGGATATACCGAATCCTAAATATAAAGGCATGCGAAATGCCTTGGTAGAAACATTGGAACAATACCCTAATGTTATCCATGTCGCAGGTCATGAACATTCTTTACAATATTCATTCAACAATTCGATCCACTATATAGTCAGTGGTTCTGGCAGCAAGACAACTTATGTGAAGAAAAAAGGCTTTGCCGAGTATGCTGAATCTGTTAATGGCTTTGCTAAGTTGCTGTTCTACTCTGATGGGGAAGTAAAGGTTGAGTATTGGAGGCATGATGGTAGTAAAGCTTTCTCAAAATCTTTGATGAACAAACCGTATGCACCAAAACTTACGGGAGAAGAATTTGCCAAAAAGTACGATTTGGAAGATAGCGTGTATGTGACTCATGCAAGCGACCAGTATGAAGCTGGAAAAGGACATAAACGTCTCTTTGGGGCTAATTACAGAGATGTTTGGCAGCAGGATTTAGAAGTTCCTGTTTTTGATATAGGTACAGAGCATGGCGGGCTAAAGATCGTACAACGAGGTGGTGGGCAGCAAACAAAATCGCTCCGTTTAGAAGCAAAAGACGGTAAACAGTATGTACTTAGGTCCATAGAAAAATTTGCTGCTGGTGCCATCCCTCCTTTTTTGAGAAATACTTTTGCTCAGGATTTGGTGCAAGACCAGATTTCTGCATCGCACCCATATGGCGCATTTGTAGTACCATATCTTGCCGAAGCCGCAGGAATTTATCATACTAACCCACAATTGGTTTTCATCCCGGATGATCCTCGTTTTGGAAAGTACCAGGCAACATTCGCCAACACGTTGGCTCTCTATGAAGAGCGGCCATCCAAAGACTGGTCAGATGCCGACTTTTTTGGAAACTCACCAGATATTGAAAGTACTTCTAAGGTATTGGAGAACCTGCAGGAAGACAATGATCATTATGTGGATCAGAAGTTTGTTGTGAAGTCGAGGTTATTTGATATGATCATTGGTGATTGGGACAGGCACGATGATCAGTGGCGCTGGTCAGAAATTGATGAAGGTAAGGGTAATAGGTATCGTCCAATTCCGCGTGATAGAGATCAGGTATTTTTCGTAAATGAGGGGTTTTTCCCAGGTATTTGGAAACGCAAATGGGCACTGCCAAAGTTTGAAGGCTTCGATGAAGATATTGATTGGCCCTCGGGTCTTTCCTTTAACGCCAGATACTTCGATAGGTCTTTCCTGACCGGATTGGAAAGGGAAGATTGGATTGAAGCTGCTGAACAATTGAAAAGAGATTTAACCGATGAAAAAATTGAATCCGCTATTAAAAAATGGCCTAAACCTATTTATGATTTGCATGGTGAAAGGGTTATCAGAAGACTAAAGGCAAGAAGAGATAATATCACTGAATCTGCCATTAGCCATTATCTTTTTCTTGCCAAAGAAGTGGATGTGGTTGGGAGCGACAAGCATGAGAATTTTGTGGCCACGCGATTACCAAATGGCGATGTGCATGTTCAAGTAAGAAAAATGAAAAAAGATGGTGATAAGAAGCATACCATCTTTGAGCGCACTTTTAAGTATGACGAAACAAAGGAAATCCGACTTTATGCCTTGGGAGGTGATGACGAAATTGAAATTGAGGGTGAAAGTCCTAAAGGAATAAAGATCAGAGTAATTGGTGGTGATGGTGATGATGAACTGGATGATGACTCCAAAGTGGGCGGATTTGGTAAGAAAAATATCTTTTATGACACCAAAGAGGGTAATAAGTTAAAGTTGAACTCAGAAAGTAAAAACAGATTATCTAACAATGAGGATGTTAATAACTATAACCGTAAGGCATTTCAGTATAATGTATTGATGCCATTGCTCACTGGTAATTTTAACCCCGATGACGGTGTTTATCTAGGTGGAGGATTCGTTTACACTAATCATGGTTTTAGAAAAGAGCCATTTAAATCGAAGCACAAAGTATTAGGTAGCTATGCTATAAATACCCAGGCCTATAATTTTAATTACCTGGGACAGTTTACTGATGTTATTCGTAAGTGGGACCTGGAAACAAACGTAAGTTTTTTGGTGCCTAATTTTGTTAATAACTTCTTTGGTTATGGAAATGAATCCAAGTTTGATCAAGATATAGATGAAACCGTTGATGTAAACAGAGCTATTGACTATTATCGACTAAGATTTGAGGAAATATCCTATGAAGTTGGCTTTTTCCGCCCCATTGGTTCTCTCGCCAGAATAGGAATAACTCATGACTTTGTCAGCTGGGAATTAGATCAGGGTGCCAATGAAAATCGCTTTGTAACCGATGTTTTTCTCCCTAATACCAATTTAGAGAACGAGCAAACGGTTAATTACATGGGTGGTGGTTTGAGATTAGATGTTGATACTCGGAAGAATATAAAGAACCCCGTTTCAGGCCTTTTATGGACTAATAAAATCAATACACTCTATGGTATCGATGATGCTACAGATGATTTCCATCAGTATAATACCGAGTTGTCGGTTTATCATAGTTTTAAAATACCCGCTAAGCTCACTTTTGCAGCACGAGTTGGCTGGGGTATTAACTTTGGCGACTATCCATTTTTCAGAGGGCAAACGTTAGGTGGTAGAGAGCAAATAAGAGGGTATCGAAAAACTAGATTTTACGGTGATGAAGCATTTTTCTCCAATGTAGAGGCTCGATTGAAACTGTTTAGTGTGAAAGGCTACATCCTACCGGCTACGGTTGGTATTCTCGGCTTTCATGATGTTGGTAGAGTTTGGGTGGATGGAGAGAACTCAGACAAATGGCATCGTGGCATAGGTGGTGGAATATGGATTGAACCTTTCAACTTAACAGTATTGTCATTCGAAGTAGGCGCATCCGAAGAAGAGACATTGGCTTATGTAAGAATGGGATTCCTATTTTAA
- a CDS encoding SGNH/GDSL hydrolase family protein, with protein sequence MIKTTILSSLILFGLACSEGSEDETRPVIEQELETETTDSDSLVENEEIPFAFLALGDSYTIGESVAEDKRWPVQLANEITKVNSNLVVETKIIARTGWTTQDLGNALVKEELDASFDLVSLLIGVNNQYRGYPIEEYPDEFEKLLNRAIGYAGGNKNNVIVVSIPDYGFTPFGQSNQAKISHEIDAYNEINKRIAEENGIKYYFITDISRDGLEKPELVADDGLHPSGEQYRLWVERIIADNEFLSIINN encoded by the coding sequence ATGATTAAAACAACCATACTTTCAAGTCTCATTCTTTTTGGTTTAGCTTGTTCTGAAGGTTCAGAAGATGAAACTAGGCCTGTAATCGAACAAGAATTGGAGACTGAAACCACAGATTCTGATTCTTTAGTTGAGAACGAAGAAATACCATTTGCATTTCTTGCTTTGGGCGACTCCTACACCATAGGCGAAAGTGTTGCAGAGGATAAAAGATGGCCCGTTCAATTGGCTAATGAAATAACAAAAGTCAATTCGAATTTAGTTGTAGAAACGAAAATTATCGCCCGAACAGGTTGGACAACGCAAGATTTAGGTAATGCCTTAGTTAAAGAAGAGCTGGATGCAAGCTTTGATCTTGTTTCACTTTTAATAGGAGTTAATAACCAATATCGTGGTTATCCTATCGAAGAATATCCAGATGAATTTGAAAAATTATTAAATCGCGCCATTGGCTATGCTGGTGGTAATAAAAATAATGTGATTGTAGTTTCCATTCCTGACTATGGCTTTACACCATTCGGCCAGTCAAACCAAGCCAAGATATCTCATGAGATTGATGCTTATAATGAAATTAACAAGCGCATTGCTGAAGAAAATGGCATTAAATACTATTTCATTACTGATATTTCTAGAGATGGACTGGAAAAGCCCGAATTAGTAGCAGACGATGGACTTCATCCTTCTGGTGAACAGTACAGGTTATGGGTAGAAAGGATCATTGCCGATAACGAATTTCTATCCATCATCAACAATTGA
- a CDS encoding DUF6952 family protein, with amino-acid sequence MRLPLIKHIVEFVDTHDEDWIVETIELLENLAEAPGMKDEEMEVVGELLSNLYGALEVSKDIKKGTDRKEALNGFMKRVMGSIN; translated from the coding sequence ATGAGATTACCACTAATAAAACATATAGTAGAGTTTGTTGATACCCACGATGAGGACTGGATTGTTGAAACTATAGAGTTGCTTGAAAATCTTGCCGAAGCTCCTGGAATGAAAGATGAGGAGATGGAAGTAGTAGGAGAGTTACTTTCTAACCTTTATGGTGCGCTAGAGGTAAGTAAAGACATAAAAAAAGGAACAGATCGCAAAGAAGCGCTCAACGGCTTTATGAAGAGGGTGATGGGTTCTATCAATTAG
- a CDS encoding ATP-binding protein has protein sequence MPDSQRVKITYTLGRELVYVDDNEAMKFAKLSEQIAKEINSDIDLAYSYRIQSSIYAAQGLFSLSTEMGLKARQIFEQQGDLQGLANNHITMGNLYRLQGLHSKSAEYHRLSHNYFKANGPEYRYAITCLNYGEALYYLDSLDKAKKLLHTSIIINDKIGNELAQTFSFKAMGLIYSKEQDYDSAKYYLSKAIEISDKLGSNSQKQATLESFINLAKIYEKENNLEEELKLLKRSLMYAQNYSLSKELSNIYFRLVELYMTTKNYEYAEEYMSKYRRLSDSMKSASRSDMEGLIDAAYNSLRTNLENEYLLKEKQISEDVIAYQKKLIFTIGFLALIAAASVIFVLISFRKLKKSNTQLEIQKEQIKNKSEELEELNATKDKMFSVVSHDMRSPLHSLLAFSDLVTKHYDSMSKEEVAEMIGQLKTNVDATLKMTENLIEWAKLQMQNVKTEPVEFDLNGVLDELVSVFQSVAEQKNIVLSLEKSENSIVKADKDQLSIIIRNLLNNAIKYTNEHGEVSLRGSQSENQVFLTIKDTGEGMSDELLNSLFELHVKSRVGTAGEKGTGLGLVLCYEYASKNNVKIEVHSKVKEGTTFTLTIPKA, from the coding sequence TTGCCCGACTCACAGCGCGTTAAGATAACGTATACGTTAGGTAGAGAATTGGTTTATGTAGACGATAATGAAGCGATGAAGTTTGCTAAATTATCGGAGCAAATTGCAAAAGAAATTAATAGTGATATTGATCTGGCCTATTCCTACCGTATTCAATCTTCCATTTACGCTGCTCAAGGATTGTTTTCATTATCAACGGAGATGGGACTTAAAGCCAGGCAGATTTTTGAGCAACAAGGCGATTTACAGGGCCTGGCAAATAACCACATCACTATGGGTAACTTATACAGGTTACAAGGCCTGCATTCCAAATCGGCAGAGTATCACAGACTTTCACATAACTATTTTAAAGCAAACGGACCTGAGTACAGATACGCCATAACATGCTTAAATTATGGAGAAGCCCTGTATTATTTGGATAGCCTCGATAAAGCCAAAAAATTACTACATACTTCCATTATTATTAATGATAAAATTGGAAATGAGTTAGCCCAAACATTTTCATTCAAAGCAATGGGTCTAATTTATTCTAAGGAGCAGGATTATGATTCCGCCAAATACTACTTATCAAAAGCGATTGAAATTTCAGATAAACTAGGAAGCAATTCCCAAAAGCAGGCGACACTTGAATCTTTTATTAACCTGGCAAAGATTTATGAAAAAGAAAATAATTTGGAAGAGGAGCTAAAACTTTTGAAAAGAAGTTTAATGTACGCTCAAAATTATAGTCTAAGTAAAGAGCTTTCTAACATTTATTTCAGACTCGTTGAGTTATATATGACTACCAAAAATTATGAATATGCGGAAGAGTATATGAGTAAGTACAGAAGATTATCAGATTCAATGAAATCAGCATCACGGTCAGATATGGAAGGACTAATAGACGCGGCTTATAATTCTTTAAGAACAAATCTTGAAAATGAATATTTATTAAAGGAAAAGCAGATTTCTGAAGATGTTATAGCCTATCAAAAGAAATTGATATTTACTATTGGATTTCTAGCTCTTATAGCTGCCGCTTCAGTCATTTTCGTTCTGATTAGTTTTAGAAAATTAAAGAAATCGAATACCCAACTTGAAATTCAAAAAGAGCAAATAAAGAATAAGTCTGAAGAGTTAGAAGAATTGAATGCTACGAAAGATAAAATGTTTTCTGTGGTATCTCATGACATGCGGAGCCCACTCCACTCACTCTTAGCATTTTCAGATTTGGTGACCAAACATTATGACAGTATGAGCAAAGAAGAAGTAGCTGAAATGATAGGTCAATTAAAAACAAATGTAGACGCAACATTAAAAATGACCGAAAACCTGATTGAGTGGGCAAAACTGCAAATGCAAAATGTTAAAACCGAACCTGTCGAATTCGATTTGAATGGGGTATTGGACGAATTGGTGAGCGTTTTCCAAAGTGTGGCAGAGCAAAAAAATATAGTTTTATCACTTGAGAAATCAGAGAACAGCATAGTGAAGGCTGATAAGGATCAATTGAGTATCATCATCAGAAACTTACTCAATAATGCCATTAAATATACAAACGAACATGGTGAAGTTTCTTTAAGGGGCAGCCAGTCAGAAAATCAAGTATTCTTAACGATAAAGGATACTGGTGAGGGAATGTCGGATGAATTATTAAATAGTCTATTCGAGTTACATGTTAAATCGCGTGTGGGTACAGCAGGGGAAAAAGGAACCGGGTTAGGTCTAGTTCTATGTTATGAATATGCTTCTAAGAACAACGTTAAAATCGAAGTACACAGCAAGGTAAAAGAAGGCACAACCTTTACATTAACCATTCCTAAAGCATAA